A portion of the Epinephelus moara isolate mb chromosome 4, YSFRI_EMoa_1.0, whole genome shotgun sequence genome contains these proteins:
- the ndufc1 gene encoding NADH dehydrogenase [ubiquinone] 1 subunit C1, mitochondrial — translation MTFHQLFSRAALVSKVGSRSAFTSSKPDIANPNWLRVGLAFGSSVFLWGLLFKQHSTDVHEYKVRNGLE, via the exons ATGACTTTCCACCAGTTATTTTCTAGAGCAGCTCTCGTCAGCAAAG ttggATCCAGGTCTGCATTCACAAGCTCCAAGCCTGACATTGCTAATCCCAACTGGTTAAGAGTGGGCCTTGCCTTCGGATCATCTGTTTTCCTCTGGGGCCTG CTCTTCAAGCAACACAGCACAGATGTACATGAATACAAAGTGAGGAATGGCCTGGAATAA
- the mgarpa gene encoding protein MGARP isoform X15, with protein sequence MFSCRAAWQRCGPVARRAAYRLPRDVVQRRPMSSLPGGSGENIVYTLLCGGAFVGAVSYAYNTVTSDSARFNNRVAQINARPKTEWVPKPWPPKSRDEEEV encoded by the exons ATGTTTTCCTGCAGAGCGGCCTGGCAAAGGTGTGGGCCTGTGGCGCGGAGAGCAGCCTACAGGTTGCCCCGGGATG TTGTGCAGCGGCGACCGATGTCCTCACTTCCTGGTGGGTCTGGGGAGAACATAGTCTACACCCTGCTGTGTGGTGGAGCTTTTGTCGGTGCCGTGTCATAC GCATACAACACTGTGACCTCAGACAGCGCCCGGTTCAATAATCGTGTGGCACAAATCAATGCCAGACCAAAGACAGAGTGGGTACCTAAACCATGGCCACCTAAGA GCAGGGATGAAGAAGAGG TGTAA